CTGCTCGAGCCCGGTCGTTCGCGATATCGCCGTCGCCCAGACGGCATTTGCGCCGTTCGAGCGCGAGCCGCATCGCTGGGACGCGCTGGCGGATGGGGAGTGGGGCGAGCGTTTTGGGTTACGTCTGCGCGGTTTTTCCGTACCGGGAACAACACCTGGATACGCCGGCAGGCGCGAAGATCCAGGCGCGGTGTTCGCCTATGAAATCGGCGCCCCAGGGAACGGTGCGCCGATCCTTTTCGCACCCGTGTTTAGCGCAATTGATGGCCCTCTCTTCGAAGCGATCTCACGCGCAACGGTGGCGATTCTCGACGGAAGCTTCTTCAGTCATGACGAGCTCCTTGCCGGCGGGTTCATGGAGAAAACGGCGCGCCAGCTCGGCCATTCACCCGTCGGCGGGTCCGGCGGAACGCTCGACCGGCTGCGGGGCGTGCGAACGCGCATCGTTTTCACGCACGTCAACAACTCCAACCCGATGCTCGACCCGAGCTCCGCAGCCGCTGTCGACGTACGCCGCGCCGGCGCCGAGATCGCGTACGACGGGATGACGTTCTAGCGTCTCTTTTAGTAGTCGTCGTCCGGCGGAACGTCCTCGCGTGCGGGGTCGGTAAAGAACGCCGCGCGTCTGAACGTCGGTATCGGTTGGAACGGCTGGAACGATTGCGAGAAATCGAAGCAATCGCGCAAGTCGTCGGCGCGCTCGTCGGTCGTGTGCAGCGACGGCAGGTCGAACGCTTCTTCGGTAAACTTCAGGATGCTGCCGAACTCGTGCTGCATGTGCGAGACGTAATGCGGCTTCGCCCACGGTGAAATGACGATCATCGGAACGCGCGGCCCGAGCCCCATGCGATCGAGCCGCGGCGGGACCACGTGATCGTACCAGCCGCCCCAGTCGTCCCAAGTAACGATAATCGCGGTCGAACTCCAAAACGGGCCGCGTCCGAGCGCGTTGACGACCGATGCGACCCACTCGGGACCGAAGGCGCCTTTCACGCCGACGTCTTTCTTGGTGGTGCGATTGGGAAACGGATGGTCGGAGTTTTGCATCGTGGGGACGACCCACGTGATCGACGGAATGTCGCCGATGACGGCGTCGTTAATCACGCGCGTCTCGGGCGAAACGACGTTTTGCCAACGCGGCGAAAACCGAATGTGCTTGATCGCGTCGAACGCCGACCAAATATTTCCGAGCTGGTTGAGACCCGGCGCGTAGTACCGCCAGGGTACGCCGTTGGCCATGGCGACGTCGGCGAGCGTTTCGAAATCGAGGCACGGATAAATGCCCGGCTCGACTTCGTTACCGTCGACGCCAATGAGCGAAACGCGCGCGTCGGGCGGTGAGTCGCAACCCCACGCGAACCGCGTCGTGCCGAGCTGATTCGGATTGCTCGCGATGTACCCAGCCTGGCCCGCGATCAGATACAGATGTGCCGGAAAGCTCGGCCCGGTGTTCGATTGAAACATCCGGTCGGCGAAGGTATAACGCTTGGCCATGATCCAATACGGCTCGACCTCACGTTCGGGCACGTAGGCGTACGCAAACTCGTCGGGCTGCTTCGGCGTCGTCATCGCTTCGGCAAAACCGTCCATGCGGCCGTTGTCGTACTCGGTCATCCACGCGCGGTGCTGATGGTCGACGTCTGCGGGATAGCCCAGGTCGACCGGCTCCAAGTTGACCGGCCCGATTCGCCGCTCGCCGATGCGCACCGTGTCGGCGCCCGGAAAGCCGTTAAAGAGGTTGTCGACGCTGCGGTTTTCCTGGACGACGATGACGACGTGCTTGATGTGCGACCGAAGCGCCGCGAGGTACGCGGCATCGACCGCCTGCCTGGCGCTCTGGGGGGTCTGAGCGAGCGCTGGGACGCCCGGCATTATGCAAGCAAGCGCTAGTGCTGACGCTAAAAAGCGTCTCGTCCTCATCGAATTCCATCCATACCCGGGAATACTCTATTCCATGGCTGCCCTAGCTCGCCCGGCCCTGGCGATCGCTGCGATCGCGTTAGCAACGTTTTACCTCCTTCCCGCCGCCGTTTCGGCGGGATTCTCGATTCACTTTCCGCTGTTCCATCGGCAGCCGACCGACGGTTGGACGCAGTTTCGCTACGGACCCGACAACAACGCGGTAATCCCCGGAAAGCTCGAAACGTCCTGGCGCGTCGAGACGGGTGGCCAAATTTCCGCGAGCCCGACACTCGTCGGCAGCGTCCTCTATCTTGGAAATAATGACGGACATCTCTATGCAATCGATCCGGCGAGCGGACGCGCGTTCTGGACGTACGGAACGCACAACCCGCTGATGAGCGCGCCGATCGTGTACAACGATTTGGTCATCGTCGGCGAAGGCGATGCCAACAGCATGGGCTCCAGTCCGCCCGAACCAATCAAGGTCGGGCAAGGTCCGAGCTCGCTGATCGCGCTCGATCGCCGTTCGGGAAAGATTCGCTGGAAAAAAGTGATTGGCGGCTCCGGTATGCCGACTCCAGCAATCATCAACGGCGTTCTCGTGCAGCACAACGGCGCCGGTTGGGTCGGCGGTTACGATCCGGCAACCGGCGCGCGCAAGTTCGCGCATCATCTCGAGTCGGTCGCATCGATGTCGGCGATTCTTCCGCTGGGCGGCGATCAGTTCGTCACGACCGGTGTCGGCACCAACGCGGTGTGGAAGATGAGCGCCACGGACGGTTCCGTGCTTTGGCGCACCGTCTTTCCGCACGGCGCGTCGGGCATCGGCGACTGTCCGCCGGTGACCGACGGTAATCGCATCTATTGTGACTACGTCGTGCCCGTGCCGCCGGATACGGGCACACAAGTGGGCCGCCAGGCTCAACAGCGCGTTTTCGCTATCGACGTCAATACCGGAGCGAAAGTGTGGGACGTCGCTACCGATCGCGGCACGCTCTTGCCGCGCAACGAAGCCGGCATTCCGCTGCTCGTCGACGGCGTGCTTTGCGCCGGCAACGCACTCGCGCCGGTCATGCGCGGGCTCTCCGCCGACACCGGCGACCCGCTGTGGGCCGTCAAAACGCACGGTCCGGTCAAAGGCGGCTTGGTTGCCGTTGACGGCGTCGTCTACTTCGGCGACTACGGCGGCTACTTATGGGCGGTTGACGAACACACCGGCAACATCATCGGCGTGAAGAACGCGCACACGCGGTTCAACGTCGGCTCGCCGATCGTCGACGGTAAGACGCTCATTGACGGCAGCGATACCGGCGCGATCCTCGCAATGCCGCTAGCCGACATCCGCGCGGCACACGATTCTTAGGCCGCCGAGCGCTCGCACGTTGCCGGCGCTTCTCATCGATTCTTAGTCTCTTTTCGGCCGGCTCCGGGCGGGGAGCGCCGATGCTTAGGGAAGATGAAGCTTATGTCCCGCCCCCTCTCATGGCGCGCGGTTGCCGCCGTTTCACTCGCGTTGTCATTCTCGCCCCAAATCGCGCAAGCAGATACCAGCGCGAATCAGCAGCAAATTTGGGAGACGCAAATCGGCCAGCAAAAGTACGCCGAGTACGAGCAACGCGGCGAAATCGTGCCGCCGCAATCGCCGCTCTATCAAGCCATCGACTCGATAACCAAGCCCATTGCGAAGGTCGCTGACTCGCAGTACTTTACACCGTTTCATTTCATCTTACTGAACGAGTCTACGCCGAACGCGATGGCCATGCCCGGCGGGAACGTCTACATCACCACCGGCCTGATGTCGTTTCTGAAGAATCGCGACGAGCTCGCAGGCGTGATCTGTCACGAAGTCAATCACGACATTCACCACGACATGTACGCCGTCTATCAGGCCACCCAGGGCGGGCGCGCGCCGCAAGACCCCAACGCGATCGCCTACGAACGCCAGGTCGAGTCCAATGCCGATCGGGCCGGAGCGTACACGTGCGCGAAGGCGGGGTTCAATCCGTGGGGGATGGTGTGGAACTTCCGGCTGCACGGTCAGACGCCGATGGCCGCCGCGCAGGAAGAGCCGAACTCGAATCATCCTAGCGACTCCTCGCGCGCCTCGGATCTGATCGCGTTATTCCAAAGCGATCCGGGGACGTTCGCCAGGTTTAAAGATGACGTCGCGGTGGCAACGCCGCTTGCGACGCCGCAGGTTGCCCAGCAATACGGCTACCAACGGCCGCAGTATCAACAGCAGTATCCGGGATATCCGCAGCAACAGTATCCGGCGTATCCGCAAGCGCAGTATCCGCAGCAAGGCTATCCGCAACCGCAGTATCCGCAGCAAGGCTACCCGCAACCGCAGTATCCGCAGCAAGGGTACCCGCAAGCGCAGTATCCGCAGCAAGGGTACCCGCAACCGCAGCAGCAACAGCAGGGTCCGTATCCCCCGCCGCCGCTGCCGCCGTGCTATCCGTACTGCTAGAACAGATTCCAGAGATACTGATTGTAGACTTCGTGATGGTACTGGACTTCTTGTGCTTTCACGAAGCTGCCAAGTAACCGCGGGCATCGGTCCGCGCTGGCCTGCTTGAGATCCGCATAACGTGCTTTGACGTCGGCACCGAGCAGCTCCGTCGTCCACGGAGATGTCCGGAAGTCGTGCAGCGCGTCGTAGATGTTGTCGGGCAGATAGTGCTCGGCCTGGCGCAGTCCTTTTTCGTCGCTGGTGCGACCATGCAGCCCCGTCTTGAAGACCGCCAGCAACACCATGTACGGATTTGCGTCAGGCGCGACCGAACGCACCTCGGTGCGCATGCTGCGCTCGTTACCGAACGGAACCCGTACCATGGAACCCCGATCGATCGCAGAGGCCTTGATTTGGTTTGGCGCCTCAAAGTGCGGATCGAGCCGGCGATACGCATTGACGCTGGCGTTGAGCATCAAGCACACGTCGCGTCCGTGGGTGAGAATCCGGTCGACGAACTGCCAGCCGAACTGGCTGAGTTTCTCCTCGCCGTCGGGATCCCAGAACAGGTTCTTCCCGTCTTTGCTTACCGACACGTTGGTGTGCATGCCGCTGCCGTTCACGCCGACGACCGGTTTGGGCAGGAAGCTCGCCGTCATCCCGAGCCGCGTGGCGACCTGGCGGCAGATCAGCTTGTAGAGCTGAATTTGGTCGGCCGCCGCAACGACTTCGCCGTAGCTATAGTTGATCTCGAACTGCGAAGGCGCGACCTCGGGATGGTCCTTTTCATTTTGGAATCCCATGGCGCGCTGCACTTCGGCCACCGTGTCGATAAAAGTGCGCAGCGGGTCGCCCGGCAGCGAGTGATAGTAGCCGCCGGTATTGACGTAATCGAACTTCCCGGTTTCGTGATAACGGCGTTCCGCATCGAGCCCTTCGAAGAGGAAGCCTTCGATTTCGTTGGCCGCGTTGAGCGTGTAGCCGTCGTTGGCGTAGCAGTCCTTGGAGAGCTGCTTGAGCGCGCCGCGAATGTCGCCGGCAAAGGGCGAACCGTCGCGGTCGAGCACGTCGCCGAAGACCAGCACCTTGCCGGGACCGAAGATATCCGACGGCGCCCAATAGAACGCACTCCAATCCAGGCTCAGTCGCAAGTCGCTTTCGCGCTGCGGCGTAAACCCGCGAATCGACGATCCGTCGAACGTCAGATTGTCGTGCGAACCCAACAAGAACTTCTTGTCGTAATCGAGCATGTGCAGCCGGCCCTCGAGGTCGGTGAACAACACGGTTACGGCTTTGATGCGTTTTTCGTCGGTGAGATATTTGAGGCGCTGCTCGGCCAGTTGATGGGCGGCGACGCGCTCTTTACGTTGTTGTTTAGCAGCGAGATTTAGATCCTCGAGCTCGTTATACGGCAGCTCGAGAAAATCGCGCAGTTCGGACGACATCGGCTGTCTCTGAACTCCTTCGGTCGGCTTCATCGGTGTTATCCTCCCCCAGCGGTGCGTTATCACCGTATTTCGCCGGGACACCGGCGGGTTACGCTGGCCCGCTACACAATCCGATGATGCCGCGTTTATGCATCCGGTAAACGCCGCCTTGTGGATAAGGGCACGTTCCGGAGGATAA
Above is a window of Candidatus Baltobacteraceae bacterium DNA encoding:
- a CDS encoding MBL fold metallo-hydrolase, with translation MIFRILGSAAGGGVPQWNCACANCIAARSGVAPRRTQSGAAVSADGDRWLLLNCSPDIAAQIETFAPLQPRSLRDTPIDGIALTDANVDHLGGLAALRQSGKHRFAICSSPVVRDIAVAQTAFAPFEREPHRWDALADGEWGERFGLRLRGFSVPGTTPGYAGRREDPGAVFAYEIGAPGNGAPILFAPVFSAIDGPLFEAISRATVAILDGSFFSHDELLAGGFMEKTARQLGHSPVGGSGGTLDRLRGVRTRIVFTHVNNSNPMLDPSSAAAVDVRRAGAEIAYDGMTF
- a CDS encoding alkaline phosphatase family protein, translating into MPGVPALAQTPQSARQAVDAAYLAALRSHIKHVVIVVQENRSVDNLFNGFPGADTVRIGERRIGPVNLEPVDLGYPADVDHQHRAWMTEYDNGRMDGFAEAMTTPKQPDEFAYAYVPEREVEPYWIMAKRYTFADRMFQSNTGPSFPAHLYLIAGQAGYIASNPNQLGTTRFAWGCDSPPDARVSLIGVDGNEVEPGIYPCLDFETLADVAMANGVPWRYYAPGLNQLGNIWSAFDAIKHIRFSPRWQNVVSPETRVINDAVIGDIPSITWVVPTMQNSDHPFPNRTTKKDVGVKGAFGPEWVASVVNALGRGPFWSSTAIIVTWDDWGGWYDHVVPPRLDRMGLGPRVPMIVISPWAKPHYVSHMQHEFGSILKFTEEAFDLPSLHTTDERADDLRDCFDFSQSFQPFQPIPTFRRAAFFTDPAREDVPPDDDY
- a CDS encoding PQQ-binding-like beta-propeller repeat protein, encoding MAALARPALAIAAIALATFYLLPAAVSAGFSIHFPLFHRQPTDGWTQFRYGPDNNAVIPGKLETSWRVETGGQISASPTLVGSVLYLGNNDGHLYAIDPASGRAFWTYGTHNPLMSAPIVYNDLVIVGEGDANSMGSSPPEPIKVGQGPSSLIALDRRSGKIRWKKVIGGSGMPTPAIINGVLVQHNGAGWVGGYDPATGARKFAHHLESVASMSAILPLGGDQFVTTGVGTNAVWKMSATDGSVLWRTVFPHGASGIGDCPPVTDGNRIYCDYVVPVPPDTGTQVGRQAQQRVFAIDVNTGAKVWDVATDRGTLLPRNEAGIPLLVDGVLCAGNALAPVMRGLSADTGDPLWAVKTHGPVKGGLVAVDGVVYFGDYGGYLWAVDEHTGNIIGVKNAHTRFNVGSPIVDGKTLIDGSDTGAILAMPLADIRAAHDS
- a CDS encoding M48 family metalloprotease → MSRPLSWRAVAAVSLALSFSPQIAQADTSANQQQIWETQIGQQKYAEYEQRGEIVPPQSPLYQAIDSITKPIAKVADSQYFTPFHFILLNESTPNAMAMPGGNVYITTGLMSFLKNRDELAGVICHEVNHDIHHDMYAVYQATQGGRAPQDPNAIAYERQVESNADRAGAYTCAKAGFNPWGMVWNFRLHGQTPMAAAQEEPNSNHPSDSSRASDLIALFQSDPGTFARFKDDVAVATPLATPQVAQQYGYQRPQYQQQYPGYPQQQYPAYPQAQYPQQGYPQPQYPQQGYPQPQYPQQGYPQAQYPQQGYPQPQQQQQGPYPPPPLPPCYPYC
- a CDS encoding glutamine synthetase family protein, with the translated sequence MKPTEGVQRQPMSSELRDFLELPYNELEDLNLAAKQQRKERVAAHQLAEQRLKYLTDEKRIKAVTVLFTDLEGRLHMLDYDKKFLLGSHDNLTFDGSSIRGFTPQRESDLRLSLDWSAFYWAPSDIFGPGKVLVFGDVLDRDGSPFAGDIRGALKQLSKDCYANDGYTLNAANEIEGFLFEGLDAERRYHETGKFDYVNTGGYYHSLPGDPLRTFIDTVAEVQRAMGFQNEKDHPEVAPSQFEINYSYGEVVAAADQIQLYKLICRQVATRLGMTASFLPKPVVGVNGSGMHTNVSVSKDGKNLFWDPDGEEKLSQFGWQFVDRILTHGRDVCLMLNASVNAYRRLDPHFEAPNQIKASAIDRGSMVRVPFGNERSMRTEVRSVAPDANPYMVLLAVFKTGLHGRTSDEKGLRQAEHYLPDNIYDALHDFRTSPWTTELLGADVKARYADLKQASADRCPRLLGSFVKAQEVQYHHEVYNQYLWNLF